A section of the Pseudomonas prosekii genome encodes:
- the lptG gene encoding LPS export ABC transporter permease LptG: MVKLDRYIGSSVFVAILAVLGIILGLATLFAFIDEMGDASDTYTLVDVLVYVLLTAPRRMYDMLPMAALIGCLIGLGSLASNSELTIMRAAGVSIGRIVWAVMKPMLVLMIAGVLIGEYVAPATEVAAQAKRSLAQGSGDAQSARHGLWHRQGDEFIHVNSVQPNGLLYGVTRYHFDKERNMLSASFAKRAEFDTDHWQLSEVTTTRFHEKNTEVVNAPVERWEVALSPQLLSTVVMAPESLSISGLWGYIHYLSDQGLANGRYWLAFWVKVLQPLVTAALVLMAISFIFGPLRSVTLGQRVFTGVLVGFTFRIVQDLLGPSSLVFGFSPLFAVLVPATVCGLAGVWLLRRAG; encoded by the coding sequence GTGGTTAAGCTCGATCGCTACATTGGTAGCAGCGTTTTCGTGGCGATCCTCGCGGTTCTGGGGATCATCCTCGGCTTGGCGACCTTGTTCGCCTTCATCGATGAAATGGGCGACGCCAGCGACACCTACACCTTGGTCGATGTGCTGGTCTATGTGCTGCTGACCGCGCCACGGCGCATGTATGACATGTTGCCGATGGCCGCGCTGATCGGTTGCCTGATCGGCCTCGGCAGTCTGGCCAGCAACAGCGAACTGACGATCATGCGCGCCGCTGGCGTGTCGATCGGGCGGATCGTCTGGGCCGTGATGAAACCGATGCTGGTGCTGATGATTGCTGGCGTGTTGATCGGCGAATACGTGGCGCCGGCCACCGAAGTTGCCGCGCAAGCCAAGCGCTCGCTGGCCCAAGGCAGCGGTGATGCGCAAAGTGCCCGGCACGGTCTGTGGCACCGCCAGGGCGACGAGTTCATTCACGTCAACTCGGTGCAACCGAACGGCTTGCTGTACGGCGTCACTCGTTATCACTTTGACAAAGAACGCAACATGCTCTCGGCGAGCTTCGCCAAACGTGCGGAGTTCGACACCGATCACTGGCAGTTGAGCGAAGTAACGACCACGCGGTTCCATGAAAAGAACACCGAAGTGGTCAACGCGCCGGTCGAACGCTGGGAAGTGGCGTTGAGCCCGCAATTGCTCAGCACCGTGGTGATGGCGCCCGAGTCGCTGTCGATCAGCGGTTTGTGGGGTTATATCCATTACCTGTCGGACCAGGGTCTGGCTAACGGCCGTTACTGGCTGGCGTTTTGGGTCAAGGTGTTGCAGCCGTTGGTCACCGCAGCGCTGGTGCTGATGGCGATCTCCTTTATCTTCGGGCCGCTGCGTTCGGTGACCCTCGGCCAGCGGGTATTTACCGGTGTGCTGGTGGGCTTCACCTTCCGTATCGTCCAGGATTTGCTCGGGCCTTCGAGCCTGGTGTTCGGCTTCTCGCCGCTGTTCGCGGTACTGGTGCCGGCCACGGTGTGTGGCCTCGCCGGGGTCTGGTTGCTGCGTCGGGCCGGTTGA
- the lepA gene encoding translation elongation factor 4, whose protein sequence is MSDLSHIRNFSIIAHIDHGKSTLADRFIQMCGGLAEREMEAQVLDSMDLERERGITIKAHSVTLYYTARDGIKYQLNFIDTPGHVDFTYEVSRSLAACEGALLVVDAGQGVEAQSVANCYTAIEQGLEVMPVLNKIDLPQADPDRVKEEIEKIIGIDATDAVECSAKTGLGVDEVLERLVHTIPAPTGNYEDPLQALIIDSWFDNYLGVVSLVRVRHGRVKKGDKILVKSTGKIHLVDSVGVFNPKHTATVDLKAGEVGFIIAGIKDIHGAPVGDTLTLSSTPDVDVLPGFKRIQPQVYAGLFPVSSDDFEDFREALQKLTLNDSSLQYTPESSDALGFGFRCGFLGMLHMEIIQERLEREYDLDLITTAPTVIFELLLKTGETIYVDNPSKLPDLSSIEDMREPIVRANILVPQEHLGNVITLCIEKRGVQHDMLFLGSQVQVTYDLPMNEVVLDFFDRLKSTSRGYASLDYHFDRYQSANLVKLDVLINGDKVDALALIVHKDNAHYKGRQLTEKMKELIPRQMFDVAIQAAIGGQIIARTSVKALRKNVLAKCYGGDVSRKKKLLEKQKAGKKRMKQVGNVEIPQEAFLAVLRLDS, encoded by the coding sequence GTGAGTGATTTGAGTCATATCCGCAATTTCTCCATCATCGCCCACATTGACCATGGCAAGTCGACGCTGGCCGACCGCTTCATCCAGATGTGTGGCGGCCTTGCCGAGCGCGAAATGGAAGCACAGGTCCTCGACTCCATGGACCTGGAACGTGAACGCGGGATCACCATCAAGGCCCATAGCGTCACTCTTTATTACACTGCCCGCGATGGCATCAAGTACCAGCTGAACTTTATTGACACCCCCGGCCACGTCGACTTCACCTACGAAGTCAGCCGTTCGCTGGCGGCGTGTGAAGGTGCGTTGCTGGTGGTCGATGCTGGTCAGGGCGTTGAGGCGCAATCGGTTGCCAACTGCTACACGGCAATCGAGCAGGGCCTGGAAGTCATGCCGGTGCTGAACAAGATCGACCTGCCACAGGCCGATCCGGACCGCGTCAAAGAAGAAATCGAGAAAATCATTGGCATCGACGCCACTGACGCCGTCGAGTGCAGCGCCAAGACTGGCCTGGGCGTCGATGAAGTGCTCGAGCGCCTGGTTCACACCATTCCTGCGCCGACCGGCAACTACGAAGATCCGCTGCAAGCGTTGATCATCGATTCCTGGTTCGACAACTACCTGGGCGTTGTTTCCCTGGTACGCGTGCGCCACGGCCGTGTGAAGAAGGGCGACAAGATCCTAGTCAAATCCACCGGCAAGATCCACCTCGTGGACAGCGTCGGTGTATTCAACCCGAAACACACTGCCACCGTTGACCTGAAGGCCGGCGAAGTGGGCTTCATCATTGCCGGTATCAAGGACATTCACGGTGCGCCAGTAGGTGACACCCTGACCTTGAGCTCGACCCCCGACGTTGACGTGCTGCCCGGCTTCAAACGCATTCAGCCGCAGGTTTACGCCGGTCTGTTCCCGGTCAGCTCCGACGACTTCGAAGATTTCCGTGAAGCCCTGCAAAAGCTCACGCTCAACGACTCGTCGCTGCAGTACACCCCGGAAAGCTCCGACGCCCTGGGCTTCGGCTTCCGTTGCGGGTTCCTCGGCATGCTGCACATGGAAATCATCCAGGAGCGCCTCGAGCGCGAGTACGACCTGGACCTGATCACCACGGCACCGACGGTAATCTTCGAGCTGTTGCTGAAAACCGGTGAAACGATTTACGTCGATAACCCGTCGAAGCTCCCAGACCTGTCTTCGATCGAAGACATGCGCGAGCCGATCGTGCGGGCCAATATTCTTGTGCCGCAAGAGCACCTGGGCAACGTCATTACCCTGTGCATCGAAAAGCGTGGCGTTCAACACGACATGCTGTTCCTCGGTTCGCAGGTCCAGGTGACTTACGATTTGCCGATGAACGAAGTGGTCCTGGACTTCTTCGATCGTCTGAAATCGACCAGTCGCGGCTATGCTTCGCTGGACTACCATTTCGATCGTTATCAATCAGCTAATCTGGTGAAACTGGATGTGTTGATCAACGGTGACAAGGTCGACGCCCTGGCGCTGATCGTGCACAAGGATAACGCGCACTACAAAGGTCGCCAGTTGACCGAGAAGATGAAAGAACTGATTCCGCGCCAGATGTTCGACGTTGCGATCCAGGCCGCCATTGGCGGGCAGATCATTGCGCGGACCTCCGTCAAGGCACTCAGAAAGAACGTATTGGCCAAATGCTACGGCGGTGACGTTAGCCGTAAGAAGAAACTGCTCGAGAAGCAGAAGGCCGGTAAAAAACGCATGAAGCAAGTCGGCAACGTGGAAATTCCACAAGAAGCCTTCCTTGCAGTGCTCAGGTTGGATAGTTAG
- the rnc gene encoding ribonuclease III gives MSASLSRLERQLGYTFKDQELMILALTHRSFAGRNNERLEFLGDAILNFVAGEALFDRFPLAREGQLSRLRARLVKGETLAVLARGFDLGDYLRLGSGELKSGGFRRESILADALEALIGAIYLDAGMDMARERVLAWLTGEFEGLTLVDTNKDPKTRLQEFLQSRGCELPRYEVVDIQGEPHCRVFFVECEITLLNEKSRGQGVSRRIAEQVAAAAALIALGVENGND, from the coding sequence GTGAGCGCCTCCTTAAGTCGTCTAGAGCGTCAGCTCGGCTACACCTTCAAGGACCAGGAACTGATGATTCTGGCCCTGACTCACCGCAGTTTTGCCGGGCGTAACAATGAACGCCTGGAATTCCTCGGTGATGCCATCCTCAACTTCGTCGCGGGCGAGGCGCTGTTCGATCGCTTCCCGCTGGCGCGCGAAGGCCAGTTGTCGCGTTTGCGCGCGCGCCTGGTGAAAGGTGAGACCCTGGCCGTACTGGCCCGTGGGTTTGATCTGGGCGACTACCTGCGCCTGGGTTCGGGTGAATTGAAAAGTGGCGGTTTCCGTCGCGAATCGATTCTGGCCGATGCCCTCGAAGCGCTGATCGGTGCGATCTACCTGGACGCCGGCATGGACATGGCGCGCGAGCGCGTGCTGGCCTGGCTGACCGGTGAGTTCGAGGGGCTGACCCTGGTCGACACCAACAAAGATCCAAAAACCCGTCTGCAGGAATTCCTGCAATCGCGGGGCTGTGAGCTGCCACGTTACGAAGTGGTGGATATCCAGGGTGAGCCGCATTGCCGAGTTTTCTTCGTCGAATGCGAAATCACCTTACTGAATGAAAAAAGCCGAGGTCAGGGTGTGAGTCGTCGTATTGCCGAACAGGTAGCGGCCGCCGCAGCACTGATTGCCCTGGGTGTGGAGAATGGCAATGACTGA
- the lptF gene encoding LPS export ABC transporter permease LptF, with product MIVFRYLSREVLLTLSAVSAVLLVIIMSGRFIKYLAQAASGQLDPGSLFLIMGFRLPGFLQLILPLGLFLGILLSYGRLYLESEMTVLSATGMSQQRLFRITLFPATLVALVVAWLSLSLAPQGANQFQLLLNKQDALTEFDTLEPGRFQALRDGTRVTYTETLTDDRVNLGGVFISQKNFSSDKKERGISVLVAEKGRQEIRPDGNRYLILENGFRYDGNPGQADYRKIKYDEYGVLLPKPDVSEEVTDRDAMTTLSLVGSDDIRARTELQWRLSLPLLVFIVTLMAVPLSRVNPRQGRFLKLLPAILLYMGYLTILIAARGALEKGKIPPALGLWWVHGIFLVIGLILLYWEPMRLKLASRRDAREVARG from the coding sequence TTGATCGTCTTCCGTTATCTGTCCCGCGAAGTCCTGTTGACCTTGAGCGCCGTGAGCGCCGTGCTGCTGGTCATCATCATGAGCGGTCGCTTCATCAAATACCTCGCGCAGGCGGCTTCCGGCCAGCTCGATCCGGGTTCACTGTTCCTGATCATGGGGTTTCGCCTGCCGGGTTTCCTGCAGCTGATCCTGCCATTGGGGCTGTTCCTCGGGATCCTGCTGTCCTACGGCCGCTTGTACCTGGAAAGCGAAATGACCGTGCTGTCGGCCACCGGCATGAGCCAGCAACGGCTGTTTCGTATCACCCTTTTTCCGGCGACGCTGGTCGCGCTGGTGGTGGCGTGGCTCAGCCTGAGCCTGGCGCCGCAGGGTGCCAATCAGTTCCAGTTGCTGCTGAACAAGCAGGACGCGCTGACCGAATTCGATACCTTGGAGCCGGGGCGCTTCCAGGCGTTGCGCGACGGTACGCGGGTGACCTACACCGAAACCCTGACCGATGACCGGGTCAATCTGGGCGGCGTGTTTATCTCGCAGAAAAACTTTTCCTCCGACAAAAAAGAGCGCGGGATTTCCGTGCTGGTGGCCGAGAAGGGGCGCCAGGAAATCCGTCCTGACGGCAATCGTTACCTGATTCTGGAAAACGGCTTCCGTTACGACGGTAACCCGGGGCAGGCCGACTACCGCAAGATCAAGTACGACGAATACGGCGTGCTGCTGCCCAAGCCGGATGTCAGTGAAGAAGTCACCGACCGCGATGCCATGACCACGCTGTCGCTGGTCGGCAGTGATGACATCCGCGCGCGTACCGAACTGCAATGGCGTCTGTCCCTGCCGTTGCTGGTGTTCATCGTGACCCTGATGGCGGTGCCGCTGTCGCGCGTCAACCCGCGTCAGGGCCGTTTCCTCAAGCTGCTCCCGGCGATTCTTCTTTATATGGGTTACCTGACCATCCTCATTGCCGCTCGTGGCGCCCTCGAAAAAGGCAAGATCCCGCCTGCGCTGGGCTTGTGGTGGGTGCACGGGATATTCCTCGTCATCGGCCTGATCCTGCTCTACTGGGAGCCGATGCGCCTGAAACTGGCCAGTCGGCGCGATGCGCGGGAGGTGGCCCGTGGTTAA
- the pdxJ gene encoding pyridoxine 5'-phosphate synthase — protein sequence MTTSNRILLGVNIDHVATLRQARGTRYPDPVKAALDAEEAGADGITVHLREDRRHIQERDVLLLKDVLQTRMNFEMGVTEEMLAFAERIRPAHICLVPETRQELTTEGGLDVAGQEARIKAAVDRLAKIGCEVSLFIDADERQIAASKRVGAPAIELHTGRYADAETPTDVAEELQRVADGVAFGLAQGLIVNAGHGLHYHNVEAVAAIKGINELNIGHALVAHALFVGFKSAVAEMKALILAAAAKA from the coding sequence GTGACCACCAGCAATCGCATTCTTCTTGGCGTCAACATCGACCACGTCGCCACCCTGCGTCAGGCCCGCGGCACGCGTTACCCGGACCCGGTCAAAGCAGCGCTGGACGCGGAAGAGGCGGGCGCCGATGGCATCACTGTGCATTTGCGTGAAGACCGTCGGCACATTCAGGAGCGCGACGTGTTGCTGCTCAAGGATGTGCTGCAAACCCGCATGAATTTCGAAATGGGCGTCACCGAAGAAATGCTGGCGTTCGCCGAGCGCATCCGTCCGGCGCACATTTGCCTGGTGCCGGAAACCCGTCAGGAACTGACCACCGAGGGTGGGCTGGATGTGGCGGGGCAGGAAGCGCGGATCAAGGCTGCGGTGGATCGCCTGGCGAAGATTGGTTGCGAAGTGTCGCTGTTCATCGATGCCGATGAGCGGCAGATTGCGGCGTCGAAGCGTGTCGGTGCGCCGGCCATCGAGCTGCACACTGGCCGCTATGCCGATGCCGAAACGCCAACCGATGTCGCGGAAGAATTGCAGCGTGTGGCCGATGGTGTCGCGTTTGGTCTGGCCCAGGGACTGATCGTCAACGCTGGCCACGGGTTGCATTATCACAACGTCGAAGCCGTGGCAGCGATCAAAGGCATCAACGAACTGAACATCGGCCACGCGTTGGTGGCGCATGCTTTGTTTGTCGGGTTCAAATCGGCTGTTGCCGAGATGAAAGCGCTGATCCTCGCGGCCGCCGCAAAAGCTTAA
- the mltF gene encoding membrane-bound lytic murein transglycosylase MltF — protein sequence MFSPTALRPRYAKWLIATGLFLMLSGCVDKPNTLERVKEDGVLRVVTRNSPATYFQDRNGETGFEYELVKRFAEDLGVELKIETADNLDDLFTQVGKPNGPVLAAAGLVSSEQRKKQVRFSHSYLEVTPQVIYRNGQSRPTDAGDLVGKKIMVLKGSTHAEQLAELKKKYPGIEYEESDAVEVVDLLRMVDEGQIDLTLVDSNEVAMNQVYFPKIQVAFDLGDASNQSWAVAPGEDNSLLNEINAYLDKVQKNGTLQRLKDRYYGHVDVLGYMGATTFAQHLQQRLPKYEQHFKNYAKKEKVDWRLLAAVGYQESLWQAAVTSKTGVRGLMMLTQNTAQAMGVSNRLDPKQSIMGGAKYLAYMKDQLDDSIQEPDRTWFALAAYNVGSGHLDDARKLAAKEGLNPDKWLDVKKILPRLSEKKWYSKTRYGYARGGEPVHFVANIRRYYDILTWVTQPQLEGDQVAEGNLHVPGIDKTKPNQETPPL from the coding sequence ATGTTTTCCCCAACGGCTTTGCGTCCGCGGTACGCCAAATGGCTGATCGCAACCGGACTCTTCCTGATGCTCAGTGGCTGTGTTGATAAACCCAACACGCTGGAGCGCGTAAAGGAGGACGGTGTGCTGCGGGTGGTTACCCGCAACAGCCCCGCCACTTACTTCCAGGATCGTAACGGTGAAACCGGCTTCGAATACGAGCTGGTGAAGCGCTTTGCCGAAGATCTGGGGGTCGAACTGAAAATCGAGACCGCCGACAACCTCGACGACTTGTTCACTCAAGTCGGCAAGCCGAATGGCCCGGTACTCGCAGCGGCCGGCCTGGTCAGCAGCGAACAGCGCAAAAAGCAGGTGCGCTTCTCCCACTCCTACCTCGAAGTCACCCCGCAGGTGATCTACCGCAACGGCCAGTCGCGGCCGACGGATGCTGGCGATCTGGTCGGCAAGAAGATCATGGTGCTCAAGGGCAGCACCCACGCCGAACAACTGGCGGAGCTGAAAAAGAAATATCCCGGCATTGAATACGAGGAGTCCGACGCGGTTGAAGTGGTCGACCTGCTGCGGATGGTCGATGAAGGGCAGATTGACCTGACGCTGGTCGATTCCAACGAAGTGGCGATGAACCAGGTCTACTTCCCGAAGATTCAGGTGGCCTTCGACCTCGGTGACGCGAGCAACCAGAGCTGGGCCGTGGCGCCCGGCGAAGACAACAGCCTGCTCAACGAGATCAACGCCTACCTCGACAAGGTGCAGAAAAACGGCACCCTGCAACGCCTGAAGGACCGTTATTACGGCCACGTCGATGTCCTCGGCTACATGGGCGCCACCACGTTCGCCCAGCATCTGCAGCAACGCCTGCCGAAATACGAGCAGCACTTCAAGAATTACGCGAAGAAAGAGAAAGTCGATTGGCGCCTGTTGGCGGCGGTCGGTTATCAGGAATCGTTATGGCAAGCGGCAGTCACCTCGAAAACCGGCGTGCGCGGCTTGATGATGCTGACCCAGAACACCGCGCAAGCGATGGGCGTGTCGAATCGCCTCGATCCAAAGCAAAGCATCATGGGCGGCGCCAAGTACCTGGCTTACATGAAGGACCAACTGGACGATTCGATCCAGGAACCGGACCGCACCTGGTTTGCCCTGGCGGCTTATAACGTCGGCAGCGGTCACCTGGATGACGCGCGCAAACTGGCGGCGAAGGAAGGTTTGAACCCGGACAAATGGCTGGACGTGAAGAAGATTCTGCCGCGTCTGTCGGAGAAGAAGTGGTACAGCAAAACCCGCTACGGCTATGCGCGCGGCGGCGAGCCGGTGCATTTTGTGGCGAACATCCGCCGCTATTACGACATCCTGACCTGGGTCACGCAGCCGCAGCTTGAAGGTGATCAGGTGGCGGAAGGCAACCTGCACGTGCCGGGGATCGACAAGACCAAGCCGAATCAGGAAACCCCGCCGCTCTAA
- the recO gene encoding DNA repair protein RecO: MSQTPPIGQLAYVLHSRAYRESSALVDFLTPQGRLRAVLRSARGKAGTLARPFVPLEVEFRGRGELKNVGRMESAGISTWLNGEALFSGLYLNELLIRLLPSEDPHPGVFDHYAATLLALAEGRPLEPLLRSFEWRLLDDLGYGFALSSDIHGDAVAPDGLYRLQVDAGLERVYLLQPGLFNGTELLAMSEADWTAPGALSAAKRLMRQALAVHLGGRPLVSRELFRKP, translated from the coding sequence ATGTCTCAAACCCCACCCATCGGCCAACTCGCCTACGTGCTCCACTCCCGCGCCTACCGCGAAAGCAGTGCGCTGGTGGATTTCCTTACGCCGCAAGGTCGGCTGCGGGCAGTGTTGCGCAGTGCGCGGGGCAAGGCCGGGACGTTGGCGCGGCCGTTCGTGCCGCTGGAAGTCGAGTTTCGCGGGCGCGGCGAGCTGAAGAATGTCGGGCGCATGGAAAGCGCCGGTATTTCCACCTGGCTCAACGGCGAAGCGCTGTTCAGCGGGCTCTACCTCAATGAACTGCTGATTCGTCTGTTGCCGTCCGAAGACCCGCACCCCGGCGTGTTTGATCACTACGCGGCGACGTTGCTCGCGCTGGCCGAAGGTCGGCCGCTGGAGCCGTTACTGCGTTCGTTCGAATGGCGCTTGCTTGATGACCTCGGTTACGGCTTTGCCCTGAGCAGCGACATCCACGGCGACGCGGTTGCGCCCGACGGGCTCTATCGCTTGCAGGTGGATGCGGGGCTGGAGCGGGTTTATCTGCTGCAACCGGGCCTGTTCAACGGCACCGAATTGCTCGCCATGTCCGAGGCTGACTGGACTGCCCCCGGTGCCTTGTCCGCCGCCAAGCGCCTGATGCGTCAAGCACTCGCGGTGCATTTGGGCGGTCGTCCGCTGGTCAGTCGCGAACTGTTTCGCAAGCCGTAG
- the lepB gene encoding signal peptidase I, with the protein MSLNFPLLLVIAVFVCGLLALLDLVFLAPRRRAAISSYQGSVSQPDVVVVEKLNKEPLLVEYGKSFFPVLFIVLVLRSFLVEPFQIPSGSMKPTLDVGDFILVNKFSYGIRLPVIDKKVIEVGDPQRGDVMVFRYPSDPNVNYIKRVVGLPGDQIRYTADKRLFVNGESIAEKLVGTEPGTLGSAELYEEKLGAAEHLIRKEMSRYRATPDHSWTVPAGHYFMMGDNRDNSNDSRYWDDPSIPKDLLGMVPDKNIVGKAFAVWMSWPEPKLSHLPNFSRVGLIK; encoded by the coding sequence ATGTCACTAAATTTCCCGCTGTTGCTGGTCATCGCCGTGTTCGTCTGCGGTCTGTTGGCGTTGCTCGATCTGGTTTTCCTGGCGCCGCGTCGGCGTGCCGCCATTTCCTCCTATCAGGGCAGCGTCAGCCAGCCGGATGTGGTGGTGGTCGAGAAACTGAACAAAGAGCCGCTGCTGGTCGAATACGGCAAGTCGTTCTTCCCGGTGTTGTTCATCGTGCTGGTGCTGCGTTCGTTCCTGGTGGAACCGTTCCAGATTCCGTCCGGCTCGATGAAACCGACCCTGGACGTTGGCGACTTCATTCTGGTGAACAAGTTTTCTTACGGGATCCGCCTGCCGGTGATCGACAAGAAAGTCATCGAAGTCGGTGATCCGCAGCGCGGCGATGTGATGGTGTTCCGCTATCCGAGCGACCCGAACGTCAACTACATCAAGCGTGTAGTCGGCTTGCCGGGCGACCAGATTCGCTACACCGCCGACAAGCGCCTGTTCGTCAACGGCGAGTCGATCGCCGAAAAACTGGTCGGCACCGAGCCGGGCACGTTGGGCAGCGCTGAACTCTACGAAGAAAAACTCGGTGCGGCCGAGCACTTGATCCGCAAGGAAATGAGCCGCTACCGCGCCACGCCGGACCATAGCTGGACCGTGCCTGCCGGCCATTACTTCATGATGGGCGACAACCGCGACAACTCTAACGACAGTCGCTATTGGGATGATCCGAGCATTCCGAAAGATCTGCTGGGCATGGTTCCCGACAAGAATATTGTCGGCAAGGCCTTCGCAGTCTGGATGAGCTGGCCAGAACCCAAACTCAGCCACCTGCCGAATTTCTCGCGGGTTGGCCTGATCAAGTAA
- the era gene encoding GTPase Era: MTDTTATRCGYVAIVGRPNVGKSTLLNHILGQKLAITSRKPQTTRHNMLGIKTEGAVQAVYVDTPGMHKGGEKALNRYMNKTASAALKDVDVVIFVVDRTKWTDEDQMVLERVQYVTGPLIVALNKTDRIEDKAELMPHLSWLQEQLPNAQIMPISAQHGHNLEALERVIAGYLPENEHFFPEDQITDRSSRFLAAELVREKIMRQMGAELPYQITVEIEEFKQQGKTLHIHALILVERDGQKKIIIGDKGERIKRIGTEARKDMELLFDSKIMLNLWVKVKGGWSDDERALRSLGYGDL, from the coding sequence ATGACTGATACAACTGCAACTCGCTGTGGCTATGTTGCCATCGTCGGCCGTCCCAACGTGGGCAAGTCCACGCTGCTGAACCATATCCTGGGTCAGAAGCTGGCGATCACCTCGCGCAAGCCGCAAACCACTCGTCACAACATGCTGGGCATCAAGACCGAAGGCGCCGTTCAGGCCGTCTACGTCGATACCCCGGGCATGCACAAGGGTGGCGAGAAAGCGCTGAACCGCTACATGAACAAGACTGCTTCGGCCGCGTTGAAAGACGTCGACGTGGTGATCTTCGTGGTTGACCGCACCAAGTGGACCGACGAAGACCAGATGGTGCTCGAACGCGTCCAGTACGTGACCGGCCCGTTGATCGTCGCGCTGAACAAGACCGACCGCATCGAAGACAAAGCCGAGCTGATGCCGCACCTGAGCTGGTTGCAGGAACAGCTGCCGAACGCGCAGATCATGCCGATCTCGGCCCAGCACGGGCACAACCTTGAAGCGCTGGAGCGGGTGATCGCCGGGTACCTGCCGGAGAACGAGCATTTCTTCCCGGAAGACCAGATCACCGACCGCAGCAGCCGCTTCCTCGCCGCCGAACTGGTTCGCGAGAAAATCATGCGCCAGATGGGCGCCGAGCTGCCGTACCAGATCACCGTCGAAATCGAGGAGTTCAAGCAGCAGGGCAAAACCCTGCATATTCATGCGCTGATCCTCGTCGAACGTGACGGCCAGAAGAAGATCATCATTGGCGACAAGGGCGAGCGCATCAAACGCATCGGCACCGAAGCGCGCAAGGACATGGAGCTGCTGTTCGACTCCAAGATCATGCTCAACCTCTGGGTGAAAGTGAAAGGCGGCTGGTCCGACGACGAGCGCGCCCTGCGTTCGCTGGGTTACGGCGATTTGTAA